In the Solidesulfovibrio fructosivorans JJ] genome, TTCAGCCTGATCCTGGCCGCGAGCCTTGCCGGATGTTTCGGCAAGCCGCCGCCGCCCCAGCAATACCTGCGGGTGGATCTGGGCCAAGGCCCCTGCCCCGGTTCCGCCAATGCCCAGCAGCGCCTGCCCCTCGGGATCAAGCCGCTCAAGGCCCTGGAGAACCTGGATCGCACCGCGGTCCTGACCGCCCACGACAATGTGCTGACCGCGAGCCTCCAGTACTACTGGGAAGGCGCGCCCCAGGACCTGGTGGGACAGGCCCTGCGCCACGGCATCGAATGCCAGTCCGCGAGCCTGACCCCGGTCGATTACCAGCCGCGCGTGACCCATGACGCGGTCCTGACCGGCCAGCTCACCGCGTTCAACGTGGACGAAACCGATGGCGGCCGGTTCGTGGTGTCGATCCACCTTGACCTGTGGTCCCGGAATCTGGGAACGCGTATTTCCAGCGGGGACTTCAACGCCTATGCGCCGCTGGACAATTTCAGCGGCGACGCCGTGGCCAATGCGGCCTCCGATGCCCTGGGCCGGATCGTGCCCAAGGTCGTGGCCTGGCTCGACGGCGGTCTGCCGCGCATCCAGAAATTCATGCGACAGCAATGATGAGGTGACGCCATGTTTTTGCAGGCCGTGAGCATCATCGCCGAGGAGCGCATTGCCGCGTCCATGCGCAATGGGGATTTCGAGAACCTCGAGGGCAAGGGCAAGAAGATCGTTTTCGAGGACGATTCCATGATCCCCGAGGACCTGCGCATGGCCTACAAGATCCTCAAAAACGCCGGTTATGTGCCCGAAGAGCTGACCCAGGAAAAAGAGATCATCACGGCCGCCGAGCTGCTTGCCGCCGCAACCGACGAGCAGGAACGCTACCGGCAGATGCAAAAGCTCAATTACTTGATCATGAAGGTCAATGCCCGCCGTCGCCGGCCGGTCAACCTGGAGCGGGACGCGGACTATTACCGCAGGGTGGTGGAACGCGTCACAGTCAGGGGTGCCGGTCGGGAAGCGCAAGACCGCTGAGCAGCAAGGCGCAGGCCGCGTCGCTGACGTCCTCGCCATCCGGGGCAAGGTCGCAATCCATCGACAATTGCCCCGCGATGGCCAAATCCGTCAGCCCATGGACCAGGGACCACACGGTCACGGCCAGGACATGGGGCGGTCCCTGGCGGAAAAAACCCGCTTCCTGGCCCCGTACGATGGACGCGACCAGCGAGTCGAAGGCCCCCTTCCCCGCTTCCCGCAATTCCGGGTTCGAGTGGTCCAGCCGCGCGGCGTCGCCGAACATGAGCCGGTACATGGCCGGCCACGCGACGCCGAGGTCGATGTAGCATTTGCAAGACGCCAGGAATTGCCCCCGGGCGTCCAGGTTCGCATCGGCCGAGATATTGTCCAGCTTGTCATGCAGCCGGTCGAAACCGCGCGTCGCCAAAGCGGCCAGCAGGTCGGACTTGGAGGCGAAGTGCCGATATGGCGCGGCATGGCTCACGCCGGCCGTGCGGGCCAGGTCCCGCAGGCTGAGGCCCCCTCCTCCGTCCCGCTCCAGCAGCCGTTCGCCGGCATCGAGCAAAGCCTTCCGTAGATTGCCGTGGTGATAGGCGTCGTCATGCATGATGGGTCGTCGTGTTCCTTGTCCGGTATTGAAGCAAAAAATGTTGACGATGTCCACATGGGAAGTTACACAGATGTTGCCATTGCCAACATAGATCCACTCCGGGAGGAATCGGTATGGCAAAAAAATGTTTGTTTTTTGACGGGCTCGGGCAGTCTGACGCGGCAAAAGACGTGTTTCGCGGCCTGTTGCGGGAAACGGCCCAAGAGGCCGGCTATGTCCTGGATGTGGTCGATGTGGAACGTCTTTGCGTGTCACCCTGCAAGGGCTGCTTCGGCTGTTGGATCAAGACGCCCGGCCGGTGCCTGATCGACGACCCGTGCCGGGAGCTTGCCGGCCGGCTGATCGCGTCCGATGCGGTTGTCTTCGCCTCGCCCATTGTCTTTGGCGGATTGTCCGGACAGATGAAGACGGTCCTCGAGCGTTGCGTGCTCCCCACCCTGCTGCCGTTTTTCCGCAAGGTCGAGGGCCGTACGCGACATCCCCTGCGCTACGGCCGCAATCCCGACGTCATCAGCCTTGGCTGGTTGCCGCACCGGGATGTCGAGCAGGAGCGCCTTTTTCAAGGGCTTTTGGATCGCAATGCGGCCAATCTGGGTTCTGCCCGCAAAGCGTCATGCGTTGTCCAGGCGGATGCGACCCCGGAAACCTGGCGCGCGAAGCTCAAACAGGCCTTTTCCTTTGGCCAACGCCCCGCTCCCACCACGCGGCCCACAATCGTCATCTGCAACGGTTCGCCGAAACGCGCCGGCAGCGTTTCCGGCATGCTCGGCGGTTATCTGGCGAAATGCCTGTCCGACCGGGGCGCGCGAACGGAAACCGTGAGCCTCTTGGAAGCCGCCGAAAAGGCGGAGGTTTTCGATCGGCTCGTCACGCTGGTGGAGCAGGCGGACGGCGTTGCCCTTGCCTTTCCGCTCTACGGCGATTTTCTGCCGGGCCATGTGACGGCTGTCCTCAGCCAGCTGGCCGCGCTTGGCCCCGGAACCGCCGCCACCCGGCAAACCGGCTTTGTGGCCATCGCCAACTGCGGCTTTCCCGAAGCGCGCAATAACGACGCCGCCCTGGAAGGATGCCGACTGGCGGCGTCGCAACTGGGTTTCGCTTGGCTGGGCGGGGTGTCCGTCGGCGGAGGCGGATTCTATACGGGCCGGGAACTGGAAAAGCTCGGTTTCATGGGACGTCGCGCCCGGCAGGCCCTGGAGGAAAAAGCGGCGCTCCTCGTCGACGAGGCAACCCAAAACGATCTGTCCAGCCCCAATATCCAGGTGCCCTGCCCCATGCCCGGCCGGCTCTATCTGCGCATCGCCGAGATGGGTTGGAAAAAGTCCCTCCGCACGGGCGACAAAACCTCCGACCCCTACGCACGCCCGTATGAGAAGAGATGAGAAAAGAGAAGAGGAAAAGAAATTGCGAGAGGGGGACCCTTTTTGAAAAAAGGGTCCCCCTCTCGCGCTCTCCCCTCCGAAAAACTTTTTACGGTTACAGATGTTGTAGCGATAACACTCTGTAACCGCTAAAAGTCTTTGGAAAGGGGGCCCGGGGGGAGAACCTTTCTTCAGAAAGGTTTCCCCCCGGCACAGTTTGCCATACTCAGAAAGAAACGCCGCTGGGCGTCAGGGAGCGGCAGGTGCTCGTCCACGGCCAGCATGGCGTAGGCCTTGCGCACCTCGTTGTTTGTCGTGGGGAGTTGGGCCAGACGTTTGGCCGGGGCGCGGGAAGCGATCAGGCTTTTGGCCGTGTCGAGGATGGTCTTGGCCCGTTGGGTGATGGTGTGATGGGCGAGCACCGAACGCTTGCCGGCGGCGGCGAAGTCGTCGCAGTGCGGATCGGCCAGAGCGGCAAGCGCCACGCGGGCGGCATCGGCCGGGTCGCCGCGCTTGTAGGTCAGGATGTTCTCCCCGGGCGTAAAAAGGTCATGCAGGCCGTTTCCGGTGTCCTCGGTCAAAACGGTGGCGCCGCAGGCCATGGCCTCGAAAATCCTAAAATTGAGCTCCCCGGCGGCGCTCTGGTTCAGCACGATGCGGCTGCGTTGAAAGACCGGCACATAGCTGCCGGAAGTGGCGAAAAGCGGCGCGCGCTGGCGAAAAGCGTCGAGAAAGGCGCGTCGGGTGGTATTGACCCGGCCATCCAGGGTGCCGACAAAGGAAACAGGGATATCGCGCACCTGCTGCGCATCCCTGTCGCGCCGGGGATTGCAGAAAAGCGGCGACCAGAAGGCGGGGCGGTCCGTCGGGCAGTCGGTAAAAAGCGGCAGAAAATCCTTTTGCGCCACGAAAAAGGCGTCAAACGCCGCGCTGTACGGCACATGCCAGGGGTGCATGTACTGGTCCACGGAATAGCCGATGGTAAGCGTGGGCAAAGTCTCCAAACCGAAAACCCAGGGCACTTCGCAGGAATCGAACCAGAACACGCAGTCGGGATCGGGAAAGCGGGCGGCGAGCAGTTCCCCAAGCCTGTTTCGGGAAAGCGCCTCGGTGAGCCGCACGTCGCACTCGGCCGTGGTGCCGAGCGAGAGCACCTCGTGGCCCATGGCGCGAAAGACAGGGACAAAGGCGGTATGGTGCAGGTTCAGGATGCGCACGCTCCCTCCGATGCGCCCTATGGTGCGTGAAGTGCGCATTTCCTGCAAGCCGCGCCCTTGCCAGCCCGTCCCGTCCTGTGGGAAACTCCCGCCGCCGGTCGCTTCCGGTCGGCCAACACAGTCCAAGGATCAAGGATACCGCCATGCGCAGCTCGCAATTCAAATCAGGATTGGAAAAGGCTCCCCACCGTTCCCTGCTCTACGCCCTGGGGCTCACCCGGGAAGAGATGGAGCGTCCGCTTATCGGCATCGTCAATTCGGCCAACGAGGTCGTACCCGGCCATATCCACCTGAACACCATTGCCGAGGCGGTCAAGGCCGGGGTGCGCCACGCCGGCGGCACGCCCATGGCTTTTCCGGTCATCGGCGTGTGCGATGGGCTGGCCATGAACCACGACGGCATGCACTTTTCCCTGGTCAGCCGCGAGATCATTGCCGATTCCATCGAAATCATGGCCATGGCCCATCCCTTCGACGCCCTGGTCATGATCCCCAACTGCGACAAGGTCGTGCCGGGCATGCTCATGGCCATGCTGCGCCTCAACATCCCGTCGATCATCGTCAGCGGCGGCCCCATGATGGCCGGTTCCACGCCGGACGGCTCCTGCGACCTCATCGACGTGTTCGAGGCCGTGGGCAAATTCAAGCGCGGGGCCATCGACGCGGAAAAGCTCGACGAGCTGGAACAAAACGCCTGCCCGGGCTGCGGCTCCTGCTCGGGTATGTTCACGGCCAATTCCATGAACTGCCTGTCGGAGTCGGTGGGCCTCGGGCTTCCCGGCAACGGCACCATCCCGGCCGTGACCGCCAAGCGGGTGCGGCTGGCCAAGACCGCCGGCATGCGCGTCATGGACCTTTTGGCCAAAAACATCCGGCCGCGCGACATCGTGACCGAGAAGAGCATCGAAAACGCCGTGACCATGGACATGGCGCTCGGCTGCTCCACCAATACCGTGCTGCACCTGCCGGCGGTCTTCGCCGAGGCGGGCCTGTCGCTGACCCTCGACATCTTCGACAAGATTTCGCGTAAGACGCCGAATCTCTGCAAGCTCTCCCCGGCCGGCCACCATTACCTGAGCGACCTCGAGACCGCGGGCGGCATTCCGGCCGTCATGAGCGCCCTGGCCGCCAAGGGGCTGCTCAACCTCGACGTCATGACCGCCACCGGCAAGACCCTTGGCGAGAACCTGGACGACCTCAAGGCGCGGGTCAAAAATCCGGACGTCATCCGAGCCGACGCCCCCTACGCCAACGAGGGCGGCATCGCCATCCTGCGCGGCTCCCTGGCCCCGGACGGCGCCGTGGTCAAACAGTCGGCCGTGGCTCCGGAAATGATGCGCCACACCGGCCCGGCCCGGGTCTTCGACAGCGAGGAGACGGCCAACGAAGCCATCCTCGGCGGCAAGATCAAGGCCGGCGACGTGGTGGTCATCCGTTACGAAGGCCCGCAAGGCGGCCCCGGCATGCGCGAGATGCTCTCCCCCACTTCCAACATCATGGGCATGGGCCTCGGCGCGTCCGTGGCGCTCATTACCGACGGCCGCTTCAGCGGCGGCACGCGCGGCGCGGCCATCGGCCACGTTTCGCCCGAGGCGGCCGACGGCGGCCCCATCGCCCTGGTCCACGAGGGCGACACCGTGGAAATCGATATCCCGGGCCGCAAGCTCGAACTCAAGGTCGACGCGGCCGAGCTGGATAAACGCCGCGCCGCCTGGAAACGGCCGCAAAAGGAAATCACCTCGCCCCTGCTTCGCCGCTACGCCGCACAGGTCAAATCCGCCGCCCAGGGCGCGATCTATAAAGATCCGAAGAAGGGATAGAAAGAATGAACCCGGGGGGAAACCTTTCTGGAGAAAGGTTATCCCCCCGGGCCCCCTTTCCAAAGACTTTTAACGATAACAGACTGCCACCGTTAAAAGTTTTTAGGAGGGGAGAGCGCGAGAGGGGGACCCTTTTTGAAAAAAGGGTCCCCCTCTCGCACATTCCTCACTCCCCCAAAAAATGCTTTACGACCAGTCGCGCGGCGTCGGCCAGGACGTCCCGACGGGCTGGCGCGTCCTTTTGCTGTTGGGTGAAGTAGATGGCGAGGACAATCGGCTTGCCGTGGGGCGGCCAGATGACGGCCACGTCGTTGCTCGTGCCGTAAGCGCCGCCTCCGGTCTTGTCGCCGACGGTCCAGCCGGGCGGCACGCCGGCTCTGATGCTGGTGTCGCCCGTGGTGTTGCCTTTGATCCAGGCCACGAAGCGGTCCCGTTGCGCGGGCCCAAGGACCTTGCCCAGGGCGATTTCGCGCATGGAGCGGGCCATGGCCTCGGGCGTGGACGTATCGTGCGGATCGCCGGGAATGGCGGCGTTGAGGTCGGGTTCGAGGTGGTCGAGACGGAAGGCCGTGTCGCCGAGACTACGCGCAAAGGCGTTGACCGCCCGGGTGCCGCCGAGTTGTCGGATGAGCAGATTGGCGGCCGTATTGTCGCTGACCTGCAAGGCCGCCGCGCACAGTTCGGCCACGGTCATGCCCCGCGCAACGTTTTTGCGCGTCACCGGCGCATAGGACAGCAGGTCCCCTTCCCCGTAGCGGATGCGCGTATCGAGCAGCGCCGGGTCGGCCAGGCTTTTTTGGAGCACCGCCGCCGCGACCAGAAACTTGAAGGTGCTGCAAAAGGGAAAGCGTTCCTGGCCGCGGTAGGTGAAGGCAAGAGCGCCCGAGGCATTGAGAAGGGCGACGCCGAGATGGCCATGGGCGCGCTGCTCAAGGGAGGCGATTTGGCGCGTTAAGGACGCGTCCCCGGCGGCAGCGGCATGCCAAGGGCCGGTCAGCTGCATGGCGCTCAAGAAGAGCAGAAGGGCCAAGAGGCGTGTTGCGCGCATAACTGGACACCTCGCAGCGTGTCTGCGGAAAGGGGGTTATTTGTCGGAAAGTTCCTGCAGCGCCTGCATCACGGTTTGGCCGCTCGGCAGGGTGGCATTGGGATTCTTGGCGGCCAGGATCTTCAGGGCGGCGATCGCGCCGGCCTTGTCGTGCTTGTCGTGTTCCAGAACGACGCTCTTGTTGTAGTACGCGATCACGTGGGCCGGGTTGATGGCGATGGCCTTGTCGAAGCTGGCCAGGGCTTTGTCGAACTGGCCGCTATCCCGGTACATGACGCCCTGGTCGGTCAGCACGTCGGGCTGGCGCGGGTCGAGGGTCAGGGATTTTTCGTAGGCGGCGATGGCCTTTTCGGGCTGGTGGGAGTCGAAATAGAGGTTGCCGAGTTGGGTCCAGGCGGCGGTATTGGCCGGTTCGAGCTGGGTCTGTTTTTCGATGGCCTTGATGCGGTCGACCATGGCCGTATCCACGGCGGGCTGGGCCGGGGCAGGAGCCTGGGCCACGCCGGGCGCGCCCGATTGCCGCCCCATCATGCCGTGAGCGGTGAATCCCAGGTAAAAACCAACCAAAAGGGCCAGGCAGCCGCCGAGGATGGCGGCGGTACGGCTGACAGTGGCCGTTGTTTGCTTTTTCTCTTCGCTCATGAGGTTCTCCTTGCGGCGTTTCGCCACGTGGGCCGGTGTCTAGCAATGTCGCGGGAAAATGTCACCGCATCAAAAAAGCCCGAAGCGGCGGGAAGCCGCTTCGGGCTGCGCGGAGACGGAGGGATGATGTCTGCGCTTTATCGAAACAACGCGGCTGGCGGGACCGGCCGCGTTGATGACGCATGGGAGGTTAGGATTCGACGGCACGCTTGAGGCGTTCGAACTCTTCCTCGGAGATGCTGCCCTCGGCCAGTCGGACGCGCAGGATGCGCAGCGCGTCGTCGCGGTCGGCCCGGGCGTTTTGTCGGGGGTGCGAATCGGGAATCAGGGTCCGGATGACCCAGATGGCCGCGATCACGATCACCACCAGCACGATCAGCCCGAAAAAGGGGAAACCGCCTCCGAAAGAAGAAAACGGGAATGAATTGAAACAACCCCACATAGTGTCGCCTGCATACTTTGTTGTCGCGTCAGGGGGCCGGTTGGATACCGACCCCCTTGTCATACGCTCGTTTTAGAAGCCGCCGCCGCAGGGGCCGTAGCCTGCGCCGCGATGGTGGAAGCCACCCATGCCGCGTCCGCCCCAACCCATGGGGCCGATTTCCTTGTTGACCTGGATGCGGAAGGTCGTGCGGGCGGCCAAAAGCTTGCCCTGCATGTCGCCGATTTCCTTGGTCAGGGCGTCGATCTTGGCCTGGTCGGGGTTCTGGGCCACGGCCAGGGCGTTGAGTTCGGCCCGCTTGACGCCGAGGTCGGCGCGCAGCTGGGCGGTCTTGGCCGCGTAGTCGTCATGCAGCTTCTGGAAGGCGGCCTGCTTTTCCGGAGTCAGCTGGGTCATGAAGCCGCCGCCGTAACCCGGACAGTCCGCAGGGCCGTAACCGCCGCCTCTGACGCCGGCGGGGCCGCCGGGGCGGGCCATGGCCAGGGAAGCGGAAAGGGCCAGGGTGGCCAGCGCGGTCAGGATGATGCCGAATTTCTTGCCGTTCATGTCATAAACCTCCGTATAATGTTGCGTGCGAAAGGTTGTGCCGCTTGGCCGGCTTGCTGCCGGTTTGGTTCCGCGGTGTTTGCAAGCGATAGAGCAGGGACCGTGCCATGTTTATTAAGTTAGTAAAATAAGTATGTTATGATATTGGCATGCGAAAGAGGACTGCGGACCTGGATAAAACGCGCACAATCGGGACGGAACGGAAGCGGTATCCTGTATTTTTTCCATACAGGGAAAGGTGGCCCGGCTGAAAAGAATAAATCAAATAAAATCTTCATGATGGTTGTTTGTGCGGGGAGTTTCGGCAGGAATTTCGAGGCACTTTGACAAGAAACTATCCACGTCATGGCCGGAACCGCCCATGCCCAAGGCGGCTTCGGCCCAAGGATCGGGGTCCTCGGGCAGGGGCTCGGCGGGTCGGGACAAAAACGGCCGCTCGAACATGGCCAGGCCGGCGCTTTCGCGGCCAAGCCGCCAGCCGACAAGCAAAAAAAGCAGGCACACAAAAGTCTGGACCAGCACGGCGATAAGGAAGTCGTGTTCCGTCATGGCATCTCCTGTCCGTCCTGGACGGCGGTCACGGCGTCTATGATCCGGGCCGCCGGCCGTGTTTCGGTTTCCCCGCCCCCCGGGGCCAGGGGCCGGGCCATGCACACATGGCAGGCTTCGTCGTAGATGTGGTCCTCGCCGGTGGTGTCGATGTCCTCCACATTGCGCCGGTCCGTGACCAGAAGCGGGATGGTGCGGATGAAGTGCTCGCACACGTCGTAGACCTGGAGCATGGGCGGGCCGTGGTCGCGGGGGCGCAGCCGCTCGTGGAACTGGCGGATCTTGGCCGTGCGCGAGGGATCGCCCGGGGCCAGGAACACGCCCGCCGCGGCAAAGACTTCGGCCGTGCTCGGGCCCTGGCCGCCGCCGCGATAATCGGGTTTTTTGGCGAAACAGTCCGGCCCGGCCAGCCTCGTTATGGCCCGGCCGGCGATGCCGTGGCGGGTTTCGCGCTCGCGGATGCCGTCGGCGATGCGCGAATCGGTCAGGCGCAGGCCCTGATTGGGCGAGCCGTTGGTGCCGTACCACTCGGCGAAGCGCAAAAGCCTCCCTTCCCCGTCCACCCACCACCAGCCCACGGAAAAGGGCGCGCCGTAGCCCCAGTCGAAAGTCATGAAAAGCGGGGCCGTCTCCGGCACGGGCCTGGGTTTGACCACATGCAGCCGCCTGGAAAAGGCGAAGGCCTGGCCCATGAACACGTCCCAGTCGCCGTCGCGGTAGGCCGTGCGGTACGGTTCGGGCAGGGCGTCGAGGCGTTTGGCATAGCCCGGGTCCCGGGCGAGCAGGATGGCGTTGTCGGCAAGCCTTCCCGGAATGTGGCAGCGCAGCATGCCCCCTTCCGCATCCGGGGCGCGCCGTGGCGTCATGGGCGGGGCAAAGTCCACGAACCGGGCCTTGACGAAAGCATGCCCCACGCCGCCGGGGTTGGAGGCGCAGACGATGCCCGGAATCTTGTGGCGCATTTCGGGAGGCGCTTCGAGGGTGCAGCGCAGCCGGCCCCGCAAATAATCGTACATGAATTCGGTAAAATGGGTCAGCTCGTCGATGAGCAGCAGATGGATCTCCGCACCCTGGTAGGCGAAGACGTCCGCTTCCCGGTGGCAGCTGCAAAAGGACAGGATCGAGCCGTTGATGAATTCGAAGCGGCTCTTGGAGGCGCGAAAGGCGCCGCTGGCCTTGGGGAACTGGGACAGGGCCGGCAGAACATGGTTGCGCTCCAATTCGGGCTGGGTGCGGCGAAAGAGAAAGGCCCGAAGCCCCGGCACCCGCAGGCAGGAAAGCAGGGCCTCGAAGCGCAGGGCATGGCTTTTGCCGGGGCCGGCCGCGCCCCCGAAAAGGATTTCGTTGGCTGGGCAGGCGTGCAGTGCGGCCTGGCGCGGCTGGGGCTTGTAATCGATGACGATGCGATCGCCATGGCGCGCGGGATTTGCCGGTATATCGTCAAAATGTCGCAATGCAGCGCTCCACGAGTTTCAGGGAAAGGAAAAACACTTTGGAATAAAAGGGATTTTTTCTGGCACGGTTTGGGCAAGCGCCAGAGTGAACAACAGGTCTACGACCTGGAGGTATCGGTCATGGCTAAGGTTTGGCCCAAACGTCCGCTGGTATTGGCCCTGGTGCTGGCGATTGCCGTCTGCGTCGGGGCGGCGGCATCGGCCGGCCGGCGGGGAGCGGGGCTTGGCGCCTATGCCAGGGTGCTCAAGGCGGCGGAGGCTTCCCGGCAGACCGCCCCCGACCCGGTGGCCGACTGCCTGATGGCCGCCCGGCTGCTCCAGGCCGCAGGCGGCGACGGGGCAACCGTGGACGCGACGGATTTCGAGGCGTTGCGGGCGTATTGCCGCGCGCAAGCGCGGGAGGCGGCATCGCCCAAGGCGGATGCGGGCGGGAAGCACCTGTGAAAAAGGGGGGAGCCTCTCCCGCGCCTTCCCCTGCCCCGGCTCTTACCGGGGCGCGCACCGCGTCTTTTTACCGGCTATGATGCGCAAGAGTTCCCCCCGTCACCCCTGGCGGCTTCCGACGACGTTTCGGGCAGGGGATCGGGCGGCGGCACGCAGGTGACCACGGTGACGGGGCGCGCGCCGGAGGCTTCTTCGGCGGCTTCGCGTCCGCCCAGATGCCGGGCCAGGGCGGCCAGGGCCTGGGTCTTGCCGTGGAGCTTGATGCGCAACCCCTTGCCCGCTTTGCCGGCATTTTCCACGATCTCGGCCACGCAGGCGGTCTGATCGGGCGTAAGCTCCCGCGAGGCCCGAAGCGTGACGCCGCCCGCGTCCCAGTCCACGAATTCCCTGATATCGGCAAAGGCGATGCGGGCCAGTTCCAACACCACCCGGTCCTGGGTGATGCCGAGGCGTTTGCTGCGCTCTCCCATGGCCTCCTCGATGGCGGCGCGGACGTGGGGCAGGTTTTTGACCCGGTTGCCGGCCGCGACGGCGTATTTCGCGTTGTAACCGGCCCGCAGCGCCGCCGCCGCCGGGCGCAGGTCGACCAGATATTCCTCGACGAAGCGGCGTTGCCGGTCCGTCAGGCGGGTTTCCCGCCCGGATTTGCTCATGACGGCTCTCCTCGTGTGGGCGTTTGATGGCAGTGTCTGTGGGGCCTGGTCCAAAAAAGGAGCAAACAAGCAGGCATGTCGGTTGGCGGGGAGGGGGTGTGGCGGACACGCGCGGCGCATATTTGAAGAATACGCCTTCGCGTCCGCCACACCTCCTCCCCGCCCCTGGCCGCCCGCCCCATATTTGGGCGGATTCCAGCGTTCGGTTCCCCCTGCTTCCCCGCAGCCTGTATGATTCCGCCTGGCAACAGGGTTGGTGGAAGGGAAAAGGATAATCTCCGTCAACCACACCAAAAAAGTGAAAGTTTTTGGGAGGGGAGAGCGCGAGAGGGGAACCCTTTTTTCAAAAAGGGTTCCCCTCTCGCATGCATTCCCGCCCTCCGTCCTCCCTCCTCCCCTAATGCAGGCGCTCGGACGGGCCGGTCCAGCGCCACAGGGCCAGGATGTCGGCCAGGGTGAGGTGGGGGTTGAGGGCGAGCAGGCCGTCGAGGCTGACGGCGCGGATGGGGGCGTGCGGCATGGGAAAGACCTCCATGGCGGGTTGGGGACGTCAGGCCGCGAGATCGCGTTCTTCCAGGATGGTCAGGCGGGTGGCGTGGTTGTCGAGCCGTTCGACGGCCCGGTCCATTTCGGCCCGGGTGGGATGGCCCAGGGCCATTTCCAGGCGGCAGTCGGCCTGGCTTTTTTCCAGCTCGCGAAGCCTTTCGTCGAGGCTGTCGAGGCTGCGGGCCACATCGGCGATCCAGCGGCGGGTGAAAAAAAGAGCCAGCCCGGTCAGAAACGAGATCCAGGCCGGCAGGAACACGT is a window encoding:
- a CDS encoding ABC-type transport auxiliary lipoprotein family protein, whose translation is MKRFSHVAVWIVFSLILAASLAGCFGKPPPPQQYLRVDLGQGPCPGSANAQQRLPLGIKPLKALENLDRTAVLTAHDNVLTASLQYYWEGAPQDLVGQALRHGIECQSASLTPVDYQPRVTHDAVLTGQLTAFNVDETDGGRFVVSIHLDLWSRNLGTRISSGDFNAYAPLDNFSGDAVANAASDALGRIVPKVVAWLDGGLPRIQKFMRQQ
- a CDS encoding DnaJ family domain-containing protein; this translates as MFLQAVSIIAEERIAASMRNGDFENLEGKGKKIVFEDDSMIPEDLRMAYKILKNAGYVPEELTQEKEIITAAELLAAATDEQERYRQMQKLNYLIMKVNARRRRPVNLERDADYYRRVVERVTVRGAGREAQDR
- a CDS encoding TetR/AcrR family transcriptional regulator, whose amino-acid sequence is MHDDAYHHGNLRKALLDAGERLLERDGGGGLSLRDLARTAGVSHAAPYRHFASKSDLLAALATRGFDRLHDKLDNISADANLDARGQFLASCKCYIDLGVAWPAMYRLMFGDAARLDHSNPELREAGKGAFDSLVASIVRGQEAGFFRQGPPHVLAVTVWSLVHGLTDLAIAGQLSMDCDLAPDGEDVSDAACALLLSGLALPDRHP
- a CDS encoding flavodoxin family protein gives rise to the protein MAKKCLFFDGLGQSDAAKDVFRGLLRETAQEAGYVLDVVDVERLCVSPCKGCFGCWIKTPGRCLIDDPCRELAGRLIASDAVVFASPIVFGGLSGQMKTVLERCVLPTLLPFFRKVEGRTRHPLRYGRNPDVISLGWLPHRDVEQERLFQGLLDRNAANLGSARKASCVVQADATPETWRAKLKQAFSFGQRPAPTTRPTIVICNGSPKRAGSVSGMLGGYLAKCLSDRGARTETVSLLEAAEKAEVFDRLVTLVEQADGVALAFPLYGDFLPGHVTAVLSQLAALGPGTAATRQTGFVAIANCGFPEARNNDAALEGCRLAASQLGFAWLGGVSVGGGGFYTGRELEKLGFMGRRARQALEEKAALLVDEATQNDLSSPNIQVPCPMPGRLYLRIAEMGWKKSLRTGDKTSDPYARPYEKR
- a CDS encoding glycosyltransferase family protein, with product MRILNLHHTAFVPVFRAMGHEVLSLGTTAECDVRLTEALSRNRLGELLAARFPDPDCVFWFDSCEVPWVFGLETLPTLTIGYSVDQYMHPWHVPYSAAFDAFFVAQKDFLPLFTDCPTDRPAFWSPLFCNPRRDRDAQQVRDIPVSFVGTLDGRVNTTRRAFLDAFRQRAPLFATSGSYVPVFQRSRIVLNQSAAGELNFRIFEAMACGATVLTEDTGNGLHDLFTPGENILTYKRGDPADAARVALAALADPHCDDFAAAGKRSVLAHHTITQRAKTILDTAKSLIASRAPAKRLAQLPTTNNEVRKAYAMLAVDEHLPLPDAQRRFFLSMANCAGGKPF
- the ilvD gene encoding dihydroxy-acid dehydratase, translated to MRSSQFKSGLEKAPHRSLLYALGLTREEMERPLIGIVNSANEVVPGHIHLNTIAEAVKAGVRHAGGTPMAFPVIGVCDGLAMNHDGMHFSLVSREIIADSIEIMAMAHPFDALVMIPNCDKVVPGMLMAMLRLNIPSIIVSGGPMMAGSTPDGSCDLIDVFEAVGKFKRGAIDAEKLDELEQNACPGCGSCSGMFTANSMNCLSESVGLGLPGNGTIPAVTAKRVRLAKTAGMRVMDLLAKNIRPRDIVTEKSIENAVTMDMALGCSTNTVLHLPAVFAEAGLSLTLDIFDKISRKTPNLCKLSPAGHHYLSDLETAGGIPAVMSALAAKGLLNLDVMTATGKTLGENLDDLKARVKNPDVIRADAPYANEGGIAILRGSLAPDGAVVKQSAVAPEMMRHTGPARVFDSEETANEAILGGKIKAGDVVVIRYEGPQGGPGMREMLSPTSNIMGMGLGASVALITDGRFSGGTRGAAIGHVSPEAADGGPIALVHEGDTVEIDIPGRKLELKVDAAELDKRRAAWKRPQKEITSPLLRRYAAQVKSAAQGAIYKDPKKG
- the bla gene encoding class A beta-lactamase, yielding MQLTGPWHAAAAGDASLTRQIASLEQRAHGHLGVALLNASGALAFTYRGQERFPFCSTFKFLVAAAVLQKSLADPALLDTRIRYGEGDLLSYAPVTRKNVARGMTVAELCAAALQVSDNTAANLLIRQLGGTRAVNAFARSLGDTAFRLDHLEPDLNAAIPGDPHDTSTPEAMARSMREIALGKVLGPAQRDRFVAWIKGNTTGDTSIRAGVPPGWTVGDKTGGGAYGTSNDVAVIWPPHGKPIVLAIYFTQQQKDAPARRDVLADAARLVVKHFLGE
- a CDS encoding tetratricopeptide repeat protein codes for the protein MSEEKKQTTATVSRTAAILGGCLALLVGFYLGFTAHGMMGRQSGAPGVAQAPAPAQPAVDTAMVDRIKAIEKQTQLEPANTAAWTQLGNLYFDSHQPEKAIAAYEKSLTLDPRQPDVLTDQGVMYRDSGQFDKALASFDKAIAINPAHVIAYYNKSVVLEHDKHDKAGAIAALKILAAKNPNATLPSGQTVMQALQELSDK
- a CDS encoding SHOCT domain-containing protein, with protein sequence MWGCFNSFPFSSFGGGFPFFGLIVLVVIVIAAIWVIRTLIPDSHPRQNARADRDDALRILRVRLAEGSISEEEFERLKRAVES
- a CDS encoding periplasmic heavy metal sensor: MNGKKFGIILTALATLALSASLAMARPGGPAGVRGGGYGPADCPGYGGGFMTQLTPEKQAAFQKLHDDYAAKTAQLRADLGVKRAELNALAVAQNPDQAKIDALTKEIGDMQGKLLAARTTFRIQVNKEIGPMGWGGRGMGGFHHRGAGYGPCGGGF